The window TACCGGCGACCTGTTCCGACGTGCCCTGCGCGATGGCACCCCGCTGGGCGAGGTCGCCCGTGGCTACATGCGGCGCGGCGAGCTGGTGCCTGACGAGATCACGATCCGGATGGTTGCCGAGGTGCTGGCCGGTCCCGCGGCCCGGGCCGGCGTCGTGTTCGACGGCTTCCCGCGCACCCTGGCCCAGGCCCAGGCACTGGACGCACTCGTGGCGGAGCACCGCACCGAGATCACGCGAGCGGTGCTGATCGACGTTCCCGAGGACGTCCTTGTCGCCCGCGTCGCCGGGCGCTGGGTATGCCCGCAATGCGACACCCCGTATCACCTTACCGACGACCCGCCGCGCCAGCCCGGTGTATGCGACCGAGACGGAACGGCCCTCGTCCAGCGCGAGGACGACCGGCCCGAGGTGTTCCGGGCCCGCCTGCGCGAGCAGCTGCGTCCCCTAGATGACGTGGTGGCGTACTACGCCGGCCGTGGGCTCCTGGCTCGGGTCGACGGCCGCCAGCCGGTCGAGACGGTCACCGCGGCCATCCTGGCCGCCACGGACGGGGAGCGTGCGCCCTGATGGGCATTCCCCTGCGCCGCGCCAACGCGACCATCAAGCGGCCTGAGGAGGTCGCCCGGATGCGGCACGCGGGCCAGATCCTGGTGGCGCTCCTCGACCAGCTGGAGGCGGCGCTAGCGCCTGGCGTGACCACCGCCGAGCTCGACGCTCTGGCAGCCGACCACATCCGCGAGGCGGGAGCCGTCTCGTCGTTCAAGGGCTACGGGTCGAATCCGCCCTTCCCAGGCATCATCTGCACATCGCTCAACGACGAGGTGGTGCATGGCATCCCGTCCGCCCGGCGCCGGATTCGGGATGGCGACCTCATCGGCCTTGACGTGGGCTGCATCTGGGAGGGCTGGCATGCGGACTGTGCCCGCACCTACGCCGTCGGCGACGTGACCCCCGCCGCGGCGAAGCTGGTGGAGGCCACCCGAGACGCGCTCACGGCCGGGATCGCGGCCGCAGTGGCCGGCAACCGTCTGGGCGATGTCGGGGCCGCCATCGAGGCGGTCGCGGACCAACACGGCTACGGGATCGTGCGGCCGTTCGTGGGGCACGGGATCGGGACCAGCATGCACGAGGAGCCCCAAGTCCCGAACTACGGCCGACGCGGGACCGGGATGCGGCTTGAGGTCGGCCTGTGCCTGGCCATTGAGCCGATGTTCAACCTGGGTGGAGACGACGTGCGGCTGCTCGACGACGGCTGGACGGTCGTGACCGCCGACGGGTCGGCATCGGCGCATTTCGAGGACACGATCGTGATCGGAGCCGCGGGGCCGGAGCGGCTGACGGCGCGGCCAGGTGCGGGATGAGACGAGGATGGCCGTTGCCCTCGTCGGCGGGGCTGCTGTATACTTTTCGATCCGGTCGCCGCGTGCGGCGGCCTTTCCGTGTGTCCCCCAACCGAGTCTGCTGAAGCCGCGAACGAGGGTGCGTAGCGTTTGCCGAAAAAGGATGCGATTGAGGTCGAGGGCGAGGTGATCCTCCCCTTGCCGAACGCGATGTTCAAGGTGCGCCTTGAGAACGGCCACGAAGTCCTGGCCCACATCTCCGGGAAGCTCCGCAAGAACTTCATCCGCATCCTGCCCGGCGATACGGTTCGCGTCGAGTTGAGTCCCTACGACCTCAGTCGAGGTCGGATCACGTACAGGATGCGATGAAAGTCAGTGCATCGGTCAAGCCCCGTTGCGAGCGCTGCAAGGTGATTCGGCGCTCGGGCGTGGTGCTGGTCATTTGCCGCATCCCCAAGCACCGCCAGCGGCAGGGCTAGGGGAGGCTTCGGCATGGCGCGTATCGCCGGCGTGGACATTCCCCGCGAGAAGCGGGTCATCGTGTCGTTGACCTACATCCACGGCATTGGTCCGGCAACGGCGGCCAAGGTGGTCACCGCAGCCGGCGTCGCGCCGGACACGCGCGTGCGGGACCTGACCGAGGATGAGGTCACGCGGGTGCGCGACATCATCGACAAGCGATACCGCGTCGAGGGCGACGTCCGGCGCGAGGTCAGCATGAACATCAAGCGCCTGATGGAGATCGGTGCCTACCGCGGCGTCCGGCATCGCCGCAACCTGCCCTCCCGCGGGCAACGGACCAAGACCAACGCCCGACAGCGCCGCGGCTCGCGCAGGACCGTCGGCGTCCGCCGCAAGAAGTAACGGAGTCCCATGGCTGAGCGAAAGAAGGCGACGCGCGCCAAGAAACGCGAGAAGAAGAACGTCCCGGTTGGGCATGCGCACATCCAGGCCACCTTCAACAACACCATCGTGACCATCACCGATCCCAGCGGGGGGGTGATCGCGTGGGGCAGCGCCGGGCTGGTCGGCTTCAAGGGCTCGCGCAAGAGCACGCCGTACGCCGCCTCCCAGACCGCGGACCTGGCGGCCCGCAAGGCGATGGAGCACGGGGTGCGGCAGGTGGAGGTCTTCGTGAAGGGCCCCGGTGCCGGCCGCGAGCAGGCGATCCGCTCGCTCCAGGCCGCGGGCCTGGAGGTCACCGCCATCACGGACGTGACGCCCATCCCGCACAACGGTTCACGCCCGCCGAAGCGGCGGAGGGTCTAGCCGCATGGCGCGCTACACGGATCCGGTCTGTCGCATCTGCCGCCGGGAGGGGCTCAAGCTCTTCCTGAAGGGCAGCCGCTGCTTCTCGAAGAAATGCTCCTTCGAACGCCGGAGCACGCCGCCCGGGATGAACACCATGCGGCGCCGGAAGGTCAGCGAGTTCGGGCTCCAGATGCGCGAGAAGCAGCGAGTCCGGCGCAGCTATTCGGTCCTCGAACGGCAGTTCCGGAACTACTTCCGTGACGCCGAGCGCCAACGGGGCATGACCGGCGAAAACCTGCTGCGGCTGCTCGAGATGCGCCTCGACAACGTGGTCTACCGGATGGGCTTCGCCAGCTCGCGGGCCCAGGCCCGACAGCTGGTGAACCACGGGCATTTCAAGATCAACGGCCGGCCCACCAAGTCCCCCAGTCAGCAAACCTCGGTCGGAGACCGGATCGAGGTCCG is drawn from Chloroflexota bacterium and contains these coding sequences:
- the infA gene encoding translation initiation factor IF-1, yielding MPKKDAIEVEGEVILPLPNAMFKVRLENGHEVLAHISGKLRKNFIRILPGDTVRVELSPYDLSRGRITYRMR
- the rpmJ gene encoding 50S ribosomal protein L36 — its product is MKVSASVKPRCERCKVIRRSGVVLVICRIPKHRQRQG
- the rpsD gene encoding 30S ribosomal protein S4 — encoded protein: MARYTDPVCRICRREGLKLFLKGSRCFSKKCSFERRSTPPGMNTMRRRKVSEFGLQMREKQRVRRSYSVLERQFRNYFRDAERQRGMTGENLLRLLEMRLDNVVYRMGFASSRAQARQLVNHGHFKINGRPTKSPSQQTSVGDRIEVRDTRQGRTFFKAAPDTMRAAQIPDWVSVDPTKLVGSVIAQPTREQMPAEFNEQLVVEYYSR
- a CDS encoding nucleoside monophosphate kinase, with the translated sequence MLVLLGAVGAGKGTQASIIARERGLLHLATGDLFRRALRDGTPLGEVARGYMRRGELVPDEITIRMVAEVLAGPAARAGVVFDGFPRTLAQAQALDALVAEHRTEITRAVLIDVPEDVLVARVAGRWVCPQCDTPYHLTDDPPRQPGVCDRDGTALVQREDDRPEVFRARLREQLRPLDDVVAYYAGRGLLARVDGRQPVETVTAAILAATDGERAP
- the map gene encoding type I methionyl aminopeptidase translates to MGIPLRRANATIKRPEEVARMRHAGQILVALLDQLEAALAPGVTTAELDALAADHIREAGAVSSFKGYGSNPPFPGIICTSLNDEVVHGIPSARRRIRDGDLIGLDVGCIWEGWHADCARTYAVGDVTPAAAKLVEATRDALTAGIAAAVAGNRLGDVGAAIEAVADQHGYGIVRPFVGHGIGTSMHEEPQVPNYGRRGTGMRLEVGLCLAIEPMFNLGGDDVRLLDDGWTVVTADGSASAHFEDTIVIGAAGPERLTARPGAG
- the rpsK gene encoding 30S ribosomal protein S11; translated protein: MAERKKATRAKKREKKNVPVGHAHIQATFNNTIVTITDPSGGVIAWGSAGLVGFKGSRKSTPYAASQTADLAARKAMEHGVRQVEVFVKGPGAGREQAIRSLQAAGLEVTAITDVTPIPHNGSRPPKRRRV
- the rpsM gene encoding 30S ribosomal protein S13, with product MARIAGVDIPREKRVIVSLTYIHGIGPATAAKVVTAAGVAPDTRVRDLTEDEVTRVRDIIDKRYRVEGDVRREVSMNIKRLMEIGAYRGVRHRRNLPSRGQRTKTNARQRRGSRRTVGVRRKK